ACGTTATTTTGAGCCAAATCTTCAGTTATGTCACTAATCGTGGTTGCAAAAGGATGATTTGCAGGGATCCATCTAACCGTATCAGGGTCCACATCAGACGGTATCGGGTCGCCTTCTTTAAGGAATATTGTTGGTCTCTTCCATTGATAGGCTCGGGATCTCCTTTTTTGATGTATGTTTTGCTCTTCTCTTGTTAGAGTCACCGGAGCTAATTTATAAACCTTTCCACACATTTCAACGCTTGAATTGTTCTTGCTAATCTTCACTTGTGGATTGTCAAATGGATCATCGTACATCACTGCATTGGATCTGTTAACAAAACAACatataaatgaataaataatattaatacgaatactaaatactatactattaataataataaaataaaaagaaatagtgTGAGATGATTAGAGACATACATGCCTCTTCTATCAGAATTTAGTTGGCCCCGCCTAACAAGATCAGCAACGGATCCGGGACGTTTTTGCCTAAACTTCCTAGCCACATAAACTCTCAGTGCAACAATCAAAATACTAGTGGCTATACAAAACCCCAGTGCAAATTTAGCACGCGGAGAGCTTTTTACCTGTACCAATATAAAAGATAATGCCTATAATAAACTTCACCAATGTCAAAAGGAACAAAATTAGAGAGTAAATTTCAAATGCCTGATGATTTTCATCAATTCTGGGTAATGATGGAAATGGACAAATAATTAATTCTAACTTGAAAGTTGTCAAAAAAAGAAAATGCCTGAAAATTTCATAAAACAAAACTTCTTGCAATTTTTACATGGCCAATGAAGTAAAATGTTCTTTGATATAACATGGCTACATAGCAGAAGGGATGTACTATTATGGTTCACATTTGATAGCAAGAAAATACCTAACCTAAGGTTAGCAAGTCATGGCTAGTCATTTGAATATAGGCATGGTTGCAAACGGCGGTTACGACGGCCGATGCGACGATCTGATGAATAGCCCGTCCCGATTCGAAGAAAAACGTTTAATAAGTAGGCAACGGTCAAAAGTCGGGAAAAGTCGGGTCAAAGTAAGTCAAAAGTCGACTTTCTGTCTGGCATTTTTATGATGTAAACGAAAATTCCAAGCCCATTAAAAGTTGGCTGGGAAAAACACCGACTTATTTGTAATTCATTGAATTtatgtttgaaatatatatatatatatatatatatatatatatatatatatatatatatatatatatatatatatatatatatatatatatatatttaaaagagAAATTGGTCAGCATCCGTCTCGACCCCATCTTGACCGACTCGACCTTTCAAGGTCGAGAGTGCCTCGTCTCTGTcacgcgtctttttcaaccttgaatATAGGCATTGTTTTGTGATACTAGCCCAAAGGTTGAAAGACAAACAGATAATCAAACTGTTTAATAGCTTTTTCCTCCTGTTGAAAGGTAACTTAACAATCTAACAAATAATCGGAAATGTATCCTAAACTATGTGGAAACGTACCACAAAAACAACAGGAGGGAGAGAAACAACTGTCTCTTGTAATCTTGAAACTTGATGTTGTAAGACGACCATGCCATTACTCACTGATTTGGAAAACGTCACTTCATCTTTGAGTGAATTATCATCACCAGATATCGATGAATTAGAAGAAACTCCGAGGAGAAAACCTCGATAATTGTTCTTCCCGCTCCAAATTCCATATCTTCTATTGAACCCTAATATTGGTCTAAGTGCTAAAGCATTTGTTAAAAGTTGATGCttcacaaaaacaacaatcagaattaGAAACCATTATGGTTATTTCTAGAAATATATTACGTTAtatttgttaaaagtattatttGGTCAGAGTTTACATACATTTATGGTTATTTCTagaaattaattacgttatattGTATTTCAGTAGCACTATAGAACAAAAAAAAATGACCAACTAAGTGTCATCCTAACCAATGTGTTTGTAGGAATTGTACTTAAATGTACGCCGTTGTATCATTAAGGTGTAACAAGGCTAGAATAACTCGTATACCCTCCTAAGTACCTCAAATTTAGAGTTGGCAATTTCGATGGTTGTGTTTTATCGATATTCGAAAAAGTAAGTGCCTAGCGGTTGACTCTACCGTTATTAAAAACTCAGTATGTTCAAACTGAAACCCATTTCAACCTGTTACTCAACCCACCCATATTGCCACGTCTTAAAATTTTCCGCAAAACATTATTATGTTCAACAGTTAGTACCGCAACACATGAATCATCAATAGAGGTTACTCAATAACTGATATTATGTACACAATATTATTTAAGTGTATCTCTACGAAACAACAATCACTTACATTGATAAAGTTGCAATCCTGCACTTAGATTGATGAATCAAAAAGAAGTTTCTAAAGTGAAACATGTTGATTGTAAAGAAGGCATTAGAAGCAGAAGGTCAAAATTCAAAAACCAACATTTTGGCTTTTTAGTACTCATGGAAGCAGATTTAAGGGTTCTAATGATTAAAATGTACAAATAACATTTTAACCCTAATATTGTTAATCTTTTTTGCTTATAACAATTTGTGCTTCACACAGTACAACAGAATCATAAAATTAGCAATTTTTGGCTAATTGATTCGACTATCAGACATTAATGATGAATTCTACATATCAAAGATGAAATCTGAATCTTCAATACCCACATAAGAAAAGGTTAAGCCATTTTTCCAAATAAATAACTTAATTGACTGAGATAGTACAATGTCcacataaaatataataaaaagatTGGGAATTTATTATGTGCAACATATGAATTACATaccggaatagaaatgggatgaAATTGCAGTGAAGCCATAATTAATTTCAGTGACAACCAGAGTGTAACCTCATCTCATTCTTTGAAATTAGAAAAGTTAAAAATGTAGGGGTTTGAGGTTTTAATGAAATCAAAAGGACGGATTGAAGTGAAGGTTGGGTTTTACTTCACCGATTGTGTTTTGTTGGGTTTTACCACGTGGATTGGTTGTTTATCTTGATCTTGATATTTTGAACATATTATTGTGTGATTATATCACAAATATTGAATTTTCACGACAAATTTAAGATCAAAAAGTCCCGAGTTTCCCAATAAAAATATATACTCCCTCATCACAAAAAAAAACAGCCTCGtttaactttttatttgttttaaaatataaTAATGAATTGTCTAATTTGTCCTTCATTTAATGTAGTTATAAAAAGTAACTAATTAATTCATTGATATATTTAAAATTGATATTTCATAATTAAAAGGGACATAATTAAAACTTTAAtagtaatatttaatagttatttaAAGAAATGGACAATAATTTTTTAGACAAACAAATATAGAAAGGTGGACAATTTTTCAGAACGAAGGGAGTATTTTTTTCATGAAGCACTTTAGGAAGATGATATTTTCAACTCaattaaaaatttaataataatgtcaTATGTGTAATTTTTACTTCAATTGCAATTATTTTTAAATCAGACAcccttttatgtaaataatataatgaAATCAAAATCTTTATGGACAAAAATAATGACATTTTCTTTATTGAGAAATTGTGATACTTATTTTACTATTTTTGAGAATTTGTTTGCACAACGTACGTATTCTACTCCTCCGACCATTGTTCACTTTTTTTTATCAAAACACTTTTCTTGTTAAAATTTTGTCAATTCTTACATATCGATTTCAACTCATTACTATAGTATAAGCCAAAATTTCAACTCCTTTTTTCTTTTTGTGTAAACCAAATTTATTATTCTTCCTTAAACCATATTCTTTGTTTACCATTTTTCTAGAATACTTTTTGGAAGAGCATATGCTAGCTGAGTAGCTGGTGAGCTGAGTAAAGGTTAAAGATAGAAAAAGAAAATGTGCTAAACGATATTTGTTTTTAATCATTGTCGTTAAAATATATAAGCTAGCAACATGGATATAGTTAAATGTGTAAATAGATACTCAAATTGTGATCTCATATTATTTCTAGCGTAGCGAGAACCCCACACCTCTTGTTGGCTACCAATGATACAAAAAACTTGTCATTCTAAATAGATCTTATTAAATGAAATCGAAGGTTGCTTGTTATAAGAATAAACATGAGAAATCTAGTGAAATCTAGTCTTAGACATGTTCGATCAAACTAATTCGATTTTGTTTGTGTCTCGTGATGATGGTTATATATGGCAATAAAGGCTAAAACACAAACAATTAATACTCTGTAAAATACAGTCAATTAATACTTCGTAAAACATAAACAATTACTCTTGTAAAAACTCTCTCAACTTAATTTCGGGTACGCtttgtgtcacgaccctactttttccgctaTCTTTTatcgtttattatttaacgcccgttaattgttattcgtgtcacgtcatttctatgacctatattattattttagtaataatatattaattattatgtgtcatatgaatatttgtattcatattttaaattgtacatttctacgtgtcgtggatttctatccggcgaatcttttcggtttttaaaccaacggtaaagcttttgggatttttaaattcaaattattttaaatatgatattttaatgtcatatgtatatatatagtgtttatatatatttttcatcgcgtatttgttttctctccgaatatttaatcgcgtagtagcgttttcgcgtttcgggcttcgatcgggcgttcggacCACAAGCAATTACAAATTATTCAAGAttgggccatgtggggcccaccctACTCCCTTATTCGGCCGACCCCTTAGAGGAGGGAGGGGGGAGCCTTGCTTTTTGTTTTCATTTTTGTAATTCATATTTCATTTTCATTAATCACTAGTAACCTAAaattccatttttctctcaaaccctctTCTCCCTCTTGTCTCTTGGATATCGACGCCGCCACCACCACtactcatcatcatcttcatcaaaaaatacttggatcatcaaattgtttacataatcggattctacacaacgatctctacgcgctcatatcattcaattcttgattagggtataaaccctaaccctaactttttaatCTTTCTTTCtattttatatgttattatgatagtatgatgattgtatgttgttgtattgtcgattgtatgcatagaatcactcgttatcgcatgttttcggtttgattgaattgggacagcagcttatttgatcatttctgtaaacttaactgatgtaaatgttaaattaaagtgtctagatgtgttcctctcatcaagacattaattttagactccggattcatgttatttcgattcccggagctctatatatgattaaaatggtgttttattgaaatcaaaatataaaaacaaattgtttcaggtttggtccgactttgtgaccacttttggagtctttagggtgtactagtgtgttaggattgatgattggatgaacattcatgttcgggtcatcgaaatccgagccacggatcacccgttatgactaaaacttgttttttgaacggattaaagctccaagttgatatatggctgatggtcccgacttggtggctgttcttggggtattcttgagtgcactaatgtgtcaggtggtttggttaggcggagatatatataagactcgccgaaaaccgatacccggggctcaagttatgacccgatgaacttttaatgaaAACTTATAGTTATAAAATGGAACTTAtgataaaaaataatgattttcattattaataaattacttatgatataaaaagtaattattttaacttaagacttatgatatatatttattatatcatttaataattacttgtgatttaattaaacatttaatttaacttatgattaataatacttttattattaatgaaaaatacttatgataagtattaaacttatgttatgagattattatgataagacttataataaggattaattaattatttaattattataagacttaattatttaattttaatttaattattaaatacttatgatttaataatttaattaaaacttatgatatgattaataaaacattattaattaataatacttatgatatgattaaaatttattattaattaataatacttataattatgattaatatttaattaattagttaaatacttatgttatattaattatatcatttaaacttatgttaactttaataatttattttaatttaattaaacttatgatatgacatgattatacatataagactttaaataatattataacttatattattaatataatttacactttaaaattcaatgttgactatgtttgaccaatgttgacttttgagttgactttcggttgactttgactttcagttgacttttgttgactttctaattaaggaaactttcctaacttaaaaacttttctaaaaatagaaactttcctaaaatagaaactttcctaaaatagaaacttttcaaaaatggaaacctgctaaaaatagaaactttctaaaaatagaaagtacgtgtccttacgatgTTCTGATAAAACCGAAGCATGTtgtgtgttgttctatgtctacttgcaacaagtactatagctgtcatactaagacttgacctaagttagttatttatatcgacctgctttatttataggtcggcgttgtgatcattcttgatcactttacttcgtttgatgttcgatttttgtgtggttacttcatttgctttaaggtgagttatattccgtttttcatactttttaaagtatttttgggatgtgattacatgcattttgatttacgtttagacacacgtGGCAATTAAAGATAAATTATtcctgagttgaacaaaaatattctctagtctggtaactgtaatcactggtttctactatgaacgcgaatcctatggatagatctatcgggtttgacaaccccatttcgagctagtcgcgctagcaatttataatcggaatgtattagtacttcgtatttatttgaagatacacttgttcggtgtatatattgtgtttagcaagagtaaataaatggttaagtggttaccaggtggctcattgataatggaataatgttttatgttttctaacattttaaatcttgtggtctaaagtttatacgtttatttaaacctataattcactcaatatttttgttgacagtttactcgcatgttttcacaggtacttgagttgtttggtgcttccgctgtgttagaagtgtctgcatgcatttgggcagattttgttaaacaatttatgaaacattaaacttgcattctttTTTTGGAGTATTAAATTTGTGGGTGTTTGGTTGACAaggtttatgtcaactttggttatttaatatgttAGGTTTGTTAAACTAAATATTTTGGTAAattttctttttgggaaacttttgaataaaagaatgcaatgttgtttattaaattcatttaaagttcgatcaagctgtgggaccaagataacgatggtcgtcaagtgtactttgacgggtcgttaaagttggtaccagagctctggttgtagagaattaggctgcattgatgtcgttacccgagtcaatagggtgcattagtgagtctagtctacatgtaacgaccctggattttccaacgtttaattattaataatttattattaatgcttgcgttttaataaacgtgttcttatacgtgttacttgttaccgtatttgactttacatgtcccgactcgtctttgtgacacacgaacttttcacgaataatatttcggatattatttacattcatgattaattaatataatcgtttttaattaactagtgttagtagttaattacttgggcttatttaatttgttacatacttggtcttttattaatggactcatgattaatggacttggaagcccgccctacttccttaatggactaattagcccatcttattatgcaagtattacatttaGATGAAACTAGATTGATTAGTAAATGAAAGGCTAGTTACATGCTCATTTACATATCTTTCCCATGCAAACTTGCTTTATTACCATTTTGAGCTAAATACATGCAATTAACTAGTGGACTCTTCCCTCTTTTGGCTCCCTTGGAAACCGTCGGCTATGGGAGGGTGTAGGAgagttcaaaactttttttttttttgtgtattacatattcaCTTGTatcttcatttcacacacacacttacttgcatctcattttctctcatttgctctctactttgtaagtaacaaagcttggTTTTTCCTTCTTTTTTTCTTGTGAAAACCGAAACCataaaccttcatcatcatcattcctacTTGTTTAATTACTCGTTCTTTGTttattgtttacttactagttgtttgttgtttacttactaattgttaagaatcaaacttgttagtttattcttcatattatcttgtattacaagaacaaacaagaacctaaactttctagtttatggttctatatttaatgttttaaaagatttaaagttcatgagttgtaaaaaccatacttgtgttcatgtttgtaaacttaaggtttactttcttaaagatcaaagccttggcttgaatctttaaagtatgaacaaccatgaacttgtcacTTGTAAATTTAACTTATTTCTCACTTTGTACATGCTTTAAATTCGTGAATcttgttgttattggtcaagtattattagttaatcttgatctcatttatcttgaactaaaagttaactttataagttcaagaacatggaggtttaactttctagttacaacttcatatacttatgttggatctaagtttatataacttatggtcttctaattttattgtaaacaagagcttacaagcttacatacatttttcaagttgagaatctaagtttcataacttatggtttcattaaagtgtagatccaagttttgtaacttaggatctaacttaagaacactagatctagactttctattctaggatctttaagatctagctaagatctaagttctacaacttaagatcttgattatttagtttactttcaagtttgtagcttaatattacttttagaattcatgtatgtgtcggatctaagattttgatgtaactttggttcaacaa
The window above is part of the Rutidosis leptorrhynchoides isolate AG116_Rl617_1_P2 chromosome 1, CSIRO_AGI_Rlap_v1, whole genome shotgun sequence genome. Proteins encoded here:
- the LOC139859028 gene encoding protein MULTIPLE CHLOROPLAST DIVISION SITE 1 — encoded protein: MASLQFHPISIPHQLLTNALALRPILGFNRRYGIWSGKNNYRGFLLGVSSNSSISGDDNSLKDEVTFSKSVSNGMVVLQHQVSRLQETVVSLPPVVFVVKSSPRAKFALGFCIATSILIVALRVYVARKFRQKRPGSVADLVRRGQLNSDRRGISNAVMYDDPFDNPQVKISKNNSSVEMCGKVYKLAPVTLTREEQNIHQKRRSRAYQWKRPTIFLKEGDPIPSDVDPDTVRWIPANHPFATTISDITEDLAQNNVFQKHGVPFRIQAEHEALQKKLEALQIDQKLNNMVIDPGTARNFERPFKSTLKSDDQQGEPNTKNGQSGPRPDSQQTSIDSNNNSTSEEKQNL